Proteins from a single region of Anastrepha ludens isolate Willacy chromosome 5, idAnaLude1.1, whole genome shotgun sequence:
- the LOC128865269 gene encoding uncharacterized protein LOC128865269, translating to MASSMIAAAAAASTSASSAASAELKREEDGCTEEGEEEALNSSLHSCANDPDFAVICAFLQKFSKDLGITIPNFKHLQEWLTNTDEVSVNLRDLHIKLLRKTRKTVHEKSWESALSKFCFTYSAQDAWEIERFGYKKSSLKVKLRIFRELLESQFQRNGKFRAQILTMSADSLRSQPIGRDRLGHAYYFTQDADCNLRIYQEHLDEEIWQVVATTREELVNLISRLRGNEVVLPSTDIGVDEDTSSSNSCTAQVEKPPPPEEQDDSQEEEARIPNLRIKLSNNGKLAVSSPTTMVTGATKRCLDDVDKSSPRSEELNMIKKARPSLLDVNRAKKPSRYEKTRSEEEEEDEDDEDDEDDEELSIEEEDIDSAAAEEDENEEKEIEDSDGDYDSKNEVGEEIEEPLLMVRGEGSGKDCEGGHNIEFFANCDLFGDVYDDTYAESIVEEAIEEETLYIYGEGNGAECLVGNGKNDEESSTTTAAATTPTKAAEPKATFFFGEPGCLKLSPIKQPPKDEGKELEGGSDDGSANENESVKNEISKDLATEKVEECAEGDKAGGEIVNTINEQENNKEVDTPIDDKILKEDQAPNINDASMKVTANGDGFECDKNMSQKTEKEQIKCDGIASEEKQNNRTTDVDIEAEKNVSNKEDIAEQNVRENKNECNETPAKENDVTDEPLKESVSEAVEVDNSNGKNLEENVEKVEETEAKSTENPSNYVNAEKSSDKEAETGKAAAEVEVEDIKETEIRSNKTENDTQALVSIRSVKENDVQTTDKSADAEKTNVDADKLTLATSDTAVLTENTNCKTPAAANSEPCNNELIEPLTAAPAKSIDVPEEQKSPPKNTDRIEPKSECNNVKPSTPTAAQTTANAADSVAATAAASHNVSNRKRRLEDMPAPTLHRLSTSESEVDIPSEQNEELATEADLDPSDVGGKRLKMRPKVTNTDLRKKVEAQKGRVEEITSSSGEEDARRRRKIIQPRRQIERCVKNLKVAHEAAAKRENSQMQAAAKDVESVVPLVEEKIKPLNLTSPTTLAFPAFPAPTAAPFVSTAPKLPTPVMKMAPPPAPQPPERPWQATPTIRQKPTLAEIIEKKLKKTNEKAPVAAVALAAPASAAAAPITTAVTTAAPIATDTSTTNTVATFSPPKKSPITKPLKKNLLTQIRQEESDEDSIPRKRTISDAATSAVALDMVKKLEKCGSGEAKDKTPERKMPERKVIEPKTTERQSAVRKTPERHQPDRQRKRRSSEEVKPTGLLESESNKEMKYEALAEQDAKEEVAIKRERSPSPAETASAMSEAVNTIPEAAVVGRRSSRRSAAAVIYSELPQPKRTRAGAKATVTPTASVTHKKSNVKEVKASDATNEVRKAVEGVMAVDSKTAPIVKEVSKEVSKEVKKHKQTPKASKANKKDAKKGTASIVKEEPKTKSESKIAETSAPSVKSAHSTISKIAETSAPSAKSAHTAVTAAAPATPIITPVKSSVSPTKTTTPEKNATDSASNSARGRGARKQREVDTTNIIETIDSETPVRQSRRIAQQKIREEAERRKLEEIALRTMKQELKKKKKAEKQSDPTVVAPSEPSSSSEESEVELKKKAKKKCPGKDGWSSGSEEQEEPEEDDEPPHEESDPGSPLFRSDHEFSPESDLEDETQVVPMKRARTARKEDAEEGDDRDEEACQKCGKSDHPEWILLCDNCDKGYHCSCLSPVLFYIPEGDWYCPPCQQEQLIAALEKQLKNFDEFVELKRAQEEENKRLAAEAERAEQERLENEKKQQKELKERKKHKKKNKRRGENGKEGEVEGESGTSGSSDGGESEERSKKRGASQSDDDSDDDKPLVKKGSGNRKSRTENYRDSHKRRRGDGRSRRRAAARGIASRRRQRNDSDSGTGSGSAHRSGSDSRGSRSGSSSSSSSSPTDSDDEPIYKLRKRRQINVSYRLNEYDDLINSALKKEMDELAGAGNLGRGKDISTIIEADKEEKARQRQLENDAGEKADDTKPVKTEDLEAEKETLQNEDSKAKTADEAEDSDEVLKRRAKPKMNPKKKSRKLTTLDISSEEDNASDEDFKTSSFDDDEEEDTSVSVSTDSDSSLEVFRRRGKKNKKQRKAARRAIRERRKDRRFVVNESDDDEEEEDRPKSKKKRSDDWDYSESETDSEASENLEDVDSADLCDDTTSESDGAWYPSKRKKQRKAGTTSGVARKSPKLKKQPLKKVKRVEYSDDDVSESEEEEEDDDDDITGGKGSGKQPRSQPLKSSNSSKGKGKGKGKGKTTASKKKKKQSEDEDSLSGSEDSTRRTRGRRYAYLEDFDDESSDGGIKPGVKRPDTPPEERQKFIQRQEEIKRMLAEKNAEGAKLAATPRLTPIKADGDKDKRSPTKLSDSLSTVPLSVIRQAKVLDADYLQRKGESVGDSDNVDEVDEFDDADLPDDFPEDMDEDTIARMVEEEEELSAAAAARDLPPPDEVLRTPTKPASKPKEAPVAPPAPAPAALPASIANLTTNTSTVVVSAAAVEKTSLINPSLAALSQMPGASTVAGPHHMPSMSSGLQEPMRKRLPMPTLHPPLLRHQFPPHTASMPLAHLLQRHPSAPPPTHLLQSALNAPLGQPLNRNSFPPQHLPRLPAGMTVEQMLAAQHLMSAAARHNLPPTTQPLPGASATRDAIASIGGGGSASGVSGNNGAGGATAGGANKAESEPKPRGRRKKITPLRDSLQKQQTAAAVTAATTQSDKAAEPPSSNGGGGGVIKSAVSALANAPPPQLYKQRESAAGPSASSVAVSQASVITRMPQLPPAAAHASVVRAMSNLYPGADVARFFAPPTSLAAVSGGRPTPSMQRHRDAPGMPGLPPPSMRQSYGPPPPLRGSAASLSNHGQPPQAGAGERPTYPAPGEHHVPSGMGASMYGGPPPPARHSTSHLNPYRPPIYGNPNFVPRGPPVPNLRVPVSGGPEFSSGPRTYSPYGYYPPPPPLTTPHVSPLQRPPTSTTAAATSRGVAVPSTAAVTVSAPAATSSGAAVTSATTVPASTSAVAHTKAITTTATATVAKPSSVIVSAPPSNASANPNVNATRNVLPKAPIPIPTPAITQTPTVTAASTAASTPLPPLPSRAIVTEAVVTAAPVPTIVSNKAAVVTVSVVSEPQPPRKKLTTLETYAVAQTKSPLAIAGESSGSRSSPGGLQADGADDSSSAHGASSSAAAAGSGEGQASEFSGLVSYFSSQHDDYNT from the exons ATGGCGTCGTCGATGATAGCTGCAGCGGCTGCGGCGTCGACATCGGCGTCATCAGCTGCATCGGCCGAACTAAAAAGAGAAGAAGATGGTTGCACCGAGGAAGGAGAGGAGGAAGCTCTTAACTCTTCTTTACACTCCTGTGCCAATGATCCGGATTTCGCGGTGATCTGTGCATTTCTGCAGAAATTCTCCAAAGATTTGGGCATTACAATACCGAATTTTAAGCATTTGCAAGAATGGCTAACAAACACAGATGAAG TTTCCGTTAACTTGCGTGACCTGCACATCAAACTTTTGCGTAAAACCCGAAAAACGGTGCACGAGAAGAGCTGGGAGTCTGCGTTGAGCAAATTCTGTTTCACATACTCTGCGCAGGATGCGTGGGAGATAGAACGCTTCGGTTATAAAAAGTCTAGCTTAAAAGTAAAACTACGTATTTTTAGA GAGCTGTTGGAAAGCCAGTTTCAGCGCAACGGCAAGTTTCGCGCTCAAATACTTACTATGAGTGCCGATTCATTACGTTCGCAACCCATTGGCCGTGATCGCCTTGGTCATGCCTATTACTTCACACAGGATGCCGACTGTAATTTACGCATCTATCAGGAACATCTGGATGAGGAGATTTGGCAAGTAGTCGCCACAACACGAGAAGAACTAGTTAACCTTATATCGCGTTTGCGGGGCAACGAGGTGGTGCTCCCCTCTACCGACATTGGCGTGGACGAAGACACCAGCAGTAGTAACAGCTGCACAGCTCAGGTGGAAAAACCGCCGCCACCAGAAGAACAAGATGACTCCCAAGAGGAAGAAGCACGTATACCAAATTTACGTATAAAGTTGTCCAATAATGGCAAGTTGGCAGTGTCTTCGCCAACCACCATGGTGACGGGAGCAACAAAACGTTGTTTGGATGATGTAGACAAAAGTTCGCCACGTAGTGAAGAATTAAATATGATAAAGAAAGCGCGTCCATCGCTATTGGACGTCAACCGCGCCAAAAAACCGAGCAGATATGAGAAAACAAGATCCGAGGAGGAAGAAGAGGACGAGGACGATGAAGATGATGAGGATGATGAGGAATTGTCCATAGAAGAAGAGGATATAGATAGCGCAGCGGCGGAAGAGGATGAAAACGAAGAGAAAGAAATTGAAGACTCCGATGGTGACTATGACAGTAAAAATGAAGTGGGTGAAGAGATTGAGGAGCCGCTGCTTATGGTACGCGGGGAGGGAAGTGGCAAAGACTGCGAAGGAGGACACAATATCGAGTTTTTTGCCAATTGCGATTTATTTGGTGATGTCTACGATGACACGTATGCAGAATCTATTGTAGAGGAAGCTATAGAAGAGGAGACACTCTACATTTACGGCGAAGGAAATGGCGCAGAATGTTTAGTGGGAAATGGCAAAAACGATGAGGAATCATCAACCACAACAGCCGCAGCAACGACGCCAACCAAAGCAGCCGAACCGAAAGCGACTTTTTTCTTCGGTGAGCCAGGTTGCCTTAAACTTAGCCCCATAAAACAACCGCCGAAAGACGAAGGAAAGGAGTTGGAAGGTGGGAGCGACGATGGCAGTGCCAATGAGAACGAATcggtaaaaaatgaaattagtaaAGATCTGGCAACTGAGAAAGTGGAAGAATGTGCTGAGGGTGATAAAGCCGGTGGGGAAATTGTGAATACAATTAATGAGCaggaaaacaataaagaagTAGATACACCGATTGAtgacaaaatattaaaagaggATCAGGCTCCTAATATTAATGATGCTTCAATGAAAGTGACTGCTAATGGTGATGGCTTCGAGTGCGATAAGAATATGTCACAAAAAACCGAAAAAGAGCAGATCAAATGTGATGGGATAGCAAGTGAAGAAAAGCAGAATAACCGCACCACTGATGTTGATATCGAGgccgaaaaaaatgtatcaaataaGGAAGATATTGCAGAACAAAATGTACgcgaaaacaaaaatgagtgtaaTGAAACGCCTGCAAAGGAAAACGACGTTACAGACGAGCCGTTGAAGGAAAGCGTTAGTGAAGCGGTTGAAGTAGACAATTCAAACGGAAAAAATTTGGAGGAAAACGTGGAGAAAGTAGAGGAAACTGAGGCCAAATCAACAGAAAACCCAAGCAACTACGTGAATGCAGAGAAATCTAGCGACAAAGAGGCCGAAACAGGCAAGGCTGCTGCTGAGGTCGAAGTAGAAGATATCAAAGAAACAGAGATCCGCAGTAACAAAACTGAGAATGATACCCAAGCGTTAGTGTCCATCCGCAGTGTAAAAGAAAATGATGTACAAACCACAGATAAATCCGCTGATGCAGAGAAGACAAATGTCGACGCAGATAAGTTGACTCTGGCCACGTCGGATACTGCAGTATTAACCGAGAACACGAATTGCAAAACTCCAGCCGCCGCTAATAGTGAGCCATGCAATAATGAACTGATAGAACCACTGACAGCGGCGCCAGCGAAAAGTATCGATGTTCCTGAAGAACAAAAATCTCCTCCAAAAAATACTGATCGCATAGAACCAAAATCTGAGTGTAACAATGTAAAACCTTCCACTCCGACAGCTGCACAGACGACTGCAAATGCTGCTGATTCTGTAGCCGCAACTGCCGCCGCTTCCCACAACGTAAGCAATCGAAAACGTCGCCTTGAAGACATGCCAGCGCCTACCTTGCATCGCCTATCCACATCAGAGAGTGAAGTAGATATACCCTCGGAGCAAAATGAAGAACTTGCGACAGAAGCTGATCTTGATCCGTCTGATGTTGGTGGTAAGCGCCTGAAAATGCGTCCCAAGGTAACAAACACCGATCTGCGTAAGAAAGTCGAGGCACAGAAAGGCCGCGTAGAGGAAATAACATCGTCAAGTGGCGAAGAGGATGCGCGTCGTAGGCGAAAAATAATTCAGCCGCGTAGGCAAATCGAACGATGTGTGAAAAATCTCAAAGTGGCACATGAAGCGGCTGCTAAGCGAGAGAACAGTCAAATGCAAGCGGCAGCGAAAGACGTCGAAAGTGTTGTGCCGTTGGTTGAGGAGAAGATTAAGCCACTTAATTTGACAAGCCCCACAACATTAGCATTTCCAGCGTTCCCAGCACCCACAGCTGCGCCATTTGTGAGCACAGCTCCCAAATTGCCGACGCCTGTAATGAAAATGGCGCCACCACCGGCACCACAACCACCAGAGCGGCCATGGCAGGCAACACCTACAATTCGCCAGAAGCCAACACTTGCCGAAATCattgaaaagaaattgaaaaagacAAACGAGAAAGCGCCGGTCGCAGCGGTTGCACTGGCAGCGCCCGCGTCTGCTGCTGCGGCACCCATAACAACTGCTGTTACAACAGCAGCGCCTATCGCCACCGATACGAGCACCACGAATACCGTGGCCACATTTTCGCCACCAAAAAAGTCACCAATTACCAAACCACTTAAAAAGAACTTACTGACGCAAATACGGCAAGAAGAAAGTGACGAGGATTCTATACCGCGGAAGCGTACAATCAGCGATGCAGCCACCTCCGCTGTCGCGCTAGATATGGTTAAGAAGTTGGAAAAATGTGGCAGTGGTGAGGCCAAGGATAAGACACCGGAGCGTAAAATGCCGGAACGTAAGGTGATCGAGCCAAAAACTACAGAACGCCAAAGCGCAGTACGTAAAACACCGGAGCGTCATCAACCAGACCGCCAGCGTAAGCGACGTAGCAGCGAGGAGGTGAAGCCGACAGGTTTGCTCGAATCCGAAAGTAATAAGGAAATGAAATACGAGGCGTTGGCAGAACAAGATGCGAAAGAAGAGGTAGCTATCAAAAGAGAGAGGAGTCCATCACCTGCAGAAACGGCGAGTGCCATGTCTGAGGCGGTGAATACCATACCTGAAGCGGCGGTCGTCGGGCGGCGATCCAGCAGACGCAGTGCTGCAGCTGTAATTTATTCTGAATTGCCGCAGCCGAAGCGCACCAGGGCGGGCGCAAAGGCAACGGTAACGCCAACGGCAAGCGttacacataaaaaatcaaacgTAAAAGAGGTTAAAGCAAGTGACGCCACAAATGAAGTGCGCAAGGCTGTTGAAGGCGTGATGGCGGTTGACAGTAAAACAGCGCCTATTGTCAAGGAAGTGAGCAAGGAGGTGAGTAAGGAAGTGAAGAAGCATAAGCAAACGCCAAAAGCTTCGAAGGCCAACAAGAAGGATGCGAAGAAAGGTACCGCAAGCATCGTCAAAGAAGAG CCGAAAACCAAATCTGAAAGTAAAATAGCCGAGACTTCCGCGCCTAGTGTGAAGAGCGCGCACTCCACAATAAGTAAAATAGCGGAGACTTCCGCGCCTAGTGCAAAGAGCGCGCACACCGCAGTAACTGCCGCCGCTCCCGCAACGCCAATTATTACACCAGTCAAGAGTTCTGTCTCTCCCACTAAAACTACAACACCGGAGAAGAATGCGACTGATAGTGCCTCCAACTCTGCACGCGGTCGTGGAGCGCGCAAGCAGCGCGAAGTTGACACAACCAATATTATTGAAACTATAGATTCTGAGACTCCTGTACGTCAATCGCGTCGTATCGCTCAACAGAAAATACGCGAAGAGGCTGAGCGACGCAAGCTCGAGGAGATTGCGCTGCGCACGATGAAGCAGGagttgaagaagaaaaagaaagctGAAAAACAGTCGGATCCCACTGTGGTGGCGCCTTCGGAGCCGTCATCGTCCTCGGAGGAGAGTGAGGTGGAATTGAAGAAGAAAGCGAAGAAAAAATGTCCTGGTAAAGATGGCTGGTCTTCGGGATCTGAAGAGCAAGAAGAGCCGGAAGAAGATGATGAGCCGCCACATGAGGAAAGCGATCCCGGTTCGCCGCTTTTCCGTTCGGATCATGAGTTCTCGCCTGAATCCGACTTGGAAGATGAAACGCAGGTGGTGCCAATGAAGCGCGCGCGCACTGCACGCAAAGAAGACGCAGAAGAGGGCGATGATCGTGATGAGGAAGCGTGTCAAAAGTGTGGCAAATCTGATCATCCTGAGTGGATATTATTGTGTGATAACTGCGACAAGGGCTATCACTGTTCCTGTCTGTCGCCTGTGCTCTTTTACATACCCGAAGGCGATTGGTATTGTCCGCCATGTCAACAGGAGCAACTGATTGCCGCCTTGGAAAAGCAGCTGAAAAATTTCGACGAATTTGTTGAGCTAAAGCGCGCACAGGAAGAAGAGAATAAACGTCTGGCTGCCGAGGCTGAACGTGCTGAGCAGGAGCGTTTAGAGAATGAGAAGAAACAGCAAAAGGAGCTGAAAGAGCGTAAAAAGCATAAGAAAAAGAATAAACGTCGTGGCGAAAATGGTAAGGAAGGCGAAGTGGAGGGTGAGAGCGGCACAAGTGGCAGTTCGGATGGTGGTGAGAGCGAAGAACGGAGCAAAAAGCGTGGCGCAAGTCAAAGTGACGATGACAGCGACGACGATAAACCGTTGGTGAAGAAGGGTTCAGGTAATCGCAAGTCTCGAACGGAGAACTATCGCGACAGTCATAAGCGTAGACGTGGCGATGGGCGTAGTCGCCGGCGAGCTGCAGCACGCGGTATTGCCAGTCGGCGTCGCCAACGAAATGACTCGGATAGTGGAACCGGCAGTGGGTCGGCACATAGATCTGGCAGCGATAGCAGAGGATCGCGCAGCGGTTCGAGCTCCTCGTCGTCATCATCACCAACCGACAGCGATGACGAGCCGATTTACAAATTGCGTAAACGCCGTCAAATCAATGTCAGCTACCGGCTAAATGAATACGATGACCTTATCAATTCAGCGCTTAAGAAAGAAATGGACGAGCTGGCGGGTGCAGGCAATTTGGGCCGCGGCAAAGATATTTCGACCATCATAGAGGCGGACAAGGAGGAAAAAGCACGACAGCGGCAACTGGAAAATGATGCAGGAGAGAAAGCAGATGATACGAAGCCGGTAAAGACCGAGGATTTAGAAGCGGAGAAAGAGACGTTGCAAAATGAAGATAGCAAAGCGAAGACAGCAGATGAAGCTGAAGACTCTGATGAAGTGCTCAAACGCAGGGCGAAGCCAAAGATGAATCCGAAGAAGAAGTCGCGTAAATTGACTACATTGGACATTAGCTCTGAAGAGGACAACGCGTCGGACGAAGATTTTAAGACGTCATCATTTGACGATGACGAAGAAGAAGACACATCTGTATCTGTGTCCACTGATAGCGATTCGAGCCTAGAAGTATTTCGTAGACGtggcaagaaaaataaaaagcagcGTAAAGCTGCTCGACGCGCTATACGCGAGCGTCGCAAAGATCGTCGCTTTGTTGTGAACGAAAGTGATGATGACGAAGAGGAGGAAGACCGTCCGAAGTCGAAGAAGAAGCGAAGTGATGATTGGGACTATAGTGAATCAGAGACGGACTCAGAGGCTTCCGAAAATCTCGAAGACGTCGATAGCGCTGACTTGTGCGATGATACGACAAGTGAATCCGATGGCGCCTGGTATCCGTCTAAACGTAAGAAGCAACGCAAAGCTGGCACCACTTCGGGTGTTGCACGCAAATCGCCGAAATTGAAGAAACAACCTTTGAAAAAGGTAAAACGTGTAGAGTATTCTGATGATGATGTCAGTGAGAGTGAAGAAGAGGAGGAGGACGATGATGATGACATCACTGGTGGCAAGGGTTCAGGTAAACAGCCACGCTCACAGCCACTCAAGTCTAGCAACTCGTCTAAAGGTAAGGGTAAGGGTAAGGGTAAAGGAAAAACGACAGCttcaaagaagaagaaaaagcaaTCGGAAGATGAAGACAGTTTGTCGGGCAGCGAAGACAGCACCCGGCGCACACGTGGGCGGCGCTATGCCTATTTAGAGGACTTCGACGATGAGAGTTCTGATGGCGGCATAAAACCTGGCGTCAAACGACCAGATACACCACCTGAGGAGCGTCAAAAATTCATACAGAGACAAGAGGAAATTAAACGGATGTTGGCCGAGAAGAATGCGGAGGGCGCCAAGTTGGCTGCTACCCCGCGCCTTACACCGATCAAAGCAGATGGTGACAAAGATAAACGTTCGCCAACAAAATTGAGCGATTCTTTGTCAACAGTGCCGCTGTCGGTAATACGTCAGGCAAAGGTGTTGGATGCTGATTATCTGCAACGTAAAGGTGAAAGTGTAGGCGATTCGGATAATGTGGATGAGGTGGACGAATTCGACGATGCTGACTTACCAGATGACTTCCCAGAAGATATGGATGAGGATACCATTGCACGCATGGtcgaggaggaggaagagttgAGCGCAGCCGCTGCCGCGCGTGATTTGCCACCACCAGACGAAGTACTGCGTACACCAACAAAACCAGCAAGCAAACCCAAAGAAGCGCCAGTTGCACCACCAGCGCCGGCACCTGCTGCTCTTCCCGCATCCATCGCCAATCTTACAACAAATACTTCCACAGTTGTTGTCAGCGCTGCTGCAGTAGAGAAGACTTCACTGATAAACCCCTCATTGGCTGCGTTATCGCAGATGCCAGGCGCCAGTACGGTCGCCGGTCCGCACCACATGCCGTCGATGTCGTCAGGCCTTCAGGAGCCAATGCGCAAACGCTTGCCAATGCCAACGCTGCATCCACCATTGCTGCGTCATCAATTTCCACCACACACCGCGAGCATGCCACTTGCTCATCTGCTACAACGTCATCCCTCTGCGCCACCACCCACACACCTGCTACAGAGTGCGCTCAACGCGCCGCTCGGTCAACCTTTGAACCGTAACAGCTTTCCACCACAACATTTGCCGCGCCTACCAGCGGGTATGACAGTTGAACAGATGTTGGCAGCGCAACATCTCATGTCCGCGGCTGCGCGCCACAATCTGCCACCCACAACACAACCTTTGCCTGGCGCATCTGCCACACGCGATGCAATTGCAAGCATTGGCGGAGGGGGCAGTGCGAGTGGTGTTAGCGGTAACAATGGAGCCGGTGGTGCTACAGCTGGCGGCGCAAATAAAGCAGAGTCCGAACCTAAACCGCGTGGTAGGCGGAAAAAGATTACACCCTTGCGCGATTCCTTGCAGAAACAGCAAACAGCCGCCGCTGTCACTGCGGCAACAACACAATCAGACAAAGCAGCTGAGCCACCTTCCAGCAATGGCGGAGGTGGGGGCGTGATAAAGTCAGCAGTTTCAGCTTTGGCAAATGCGCCACCACCACAACTCTACAAACAGCGCGAGAGTGCTGCTGGACCCAGCGCAAGTTCGGTGGCAGTATCGCAAGCATCTGTAATAACGCGCATGCCGCAGCTGCCACCGGCCGCCGCACATGCCAGCGTTGTCAGAGCCATGAGCAACTTATATCCGGGTGCGGATG TTGCACGTTTCTTTGCGCCACCAACGTCACTTGCCGCAGTGTCTGGCGGTCGGCCAACGCCTTCAATGCAACGTCACCGTGATGCCCCTGGCATGCCGGGACTACCACCGCCTAGTATGCGCCAAAGCTATGGACCACCACCGCCACTGCGCGGCAGTGCGGCATCGTTAAGCAATCATGGCCAACCACCGCAAGCAGGTGCAGGGGAGCGCCCAACATATCCAGCACCGGGTGAGCATCATGTGCCTAGCGGCATGGGTGCCAGTATGTATGGGGGGCCTCCACCACCAGCACGTCATTCGACATCACATTTGAATCCATATCG GCCACCTATATACGGCAATCCTAATTTTGTGCCACGCGGACCACCTGTGCCGAATTTACGCGTTCCCGTAAGCGGCGGACCGGAGTTCTCGAGTGGCCCAC GTACTTATTCACCATACGGATATtatccaccaccaccaccattgACCACACCCCACGTATCGCCACTTCAGCGGCCGCCCACATCCACAACAGCAGCAGCTACATCGCGCGGTGTGGCCGTACCATCAACAGCAGCAGTGACTGTTTCAGCACCGGCAGCCACTTCCTCCGGGGCGGCAGTTACATCAGCAACAACAGTACCAGCAAGCACTTCAGCAGTGGCTCACACAAAAGCGATTACAACAACCGCAACAGCAACCGTTGCCAAACCCAGCTCGGTTATTGTATCAGCACCGCCATCAAATGCTAGCGCAAACCCGAACGTGAATGCCACGCGCAATGTTCTACCAAAGGCGCCAATTCCAATTCCAACACCAGCAATAACACAAACACCAACAGTAACAGCAGCTTCCACAGCCGCCTCAACCCCGCTACCGCCGTTACCAAGTCGTGCAATAGTTACCGAGGCGGTGGTGACAGCCGCACCAGTCCCTACGATAGTCAGCAACAAAGCAGCCGTAGTGACTGTGAGTGTTGTGAGCGAGCCACAACCGCCCAGAAAGAAACTCACCACACTGGAAACATATGCTGTGGCACAAACCAAATCACCATTGGCTATAGCCGGAGAGTCGTCGGGTTCGCGCAGCTCACCGGGTGGCTTACAAGCGGATGGTGCCGATGATTCTTCGTCAGCGCACGGCGCATCCTCATCAGCAGCGGCAGCTGGCAGCGGCGAGGGACAGGCGAGCGAATTTAGTGGGCTGGTCAGTTACTTTAGCTCGCAACACGATGACTATAACACATAA